One Brassica napus cultivar Da-Ae chromosome C2, Da-Ae, whole genome shotgun sequence DNA window includes the following coding sequences:
- the LOC106381411 gene encoding probable serine/threonine-protein kinase PIX13, whose product MGNFCPCGSSSVRHEQSPASTKPLPVMRHVQSPVNTKLPPPLVAKSPARGLKPKFPAAETGRQTTRDRPQETPRPVDDPSREKPQETPSPVDTPPSKPVEKLGMRKKAVPPSGKIVTPNLKMFLLENLRTATKNFRPESMIGEGGFGQVFKGWLDEKTLAPSKPGVGIPVAVKKSNPDSAQGLHEWQCEVKFLGKFHHPNLVKLLGYCWEENQFLLVYEYLPKGSLENHLFSKGEALTWDTRLKIAIEAAQGLNFLHNSEKSVIYRDFKASNILLDSNFNAKLSDFGLAKLGPINGFSHVTTRVMGTQGYAAPEYMATGHLYVRSDVYGFGVVLLEILTGLRALDPNRPPLQLNLVEWAKPGLTQKKKIQKMMDPRLEHKYPISAVIRTAALILRCVEEDPKNRPPMDEVLRELEIVRTMRDEPKEEKRKRSGGGPDNNRINRYGSPHVRGTGRTR is encoded by the exons ATGGGGAACTTCTGTCCTTGTGGATCTTCTAGCGTTCGACACGAACAGAGTCCTGCCTCCACCAAGCCCCTCCCAG TGATGAGACATGTGCAAAGTCCAGTAAACACAAAGCTTCCGCCGCCGTTGGTCGCAAAGTCGCCGGCTAGAGGGTTGAAACCAAAGTTTCCGGCGGCGGAAACAGGACGGCAAACAACTCGTGACAGACCGCAGGAGACGCCGAGACCCGTCGATGACCCATCTCGTGAAAAACCGCAGGAGACGCCGAGCCCCGTGGATACTCCACCGTCAAAGCCGGTGGAGAAGTTGGGTATGCGGAAGAAGGCAGTGCCGCCGAGCGGGAAGATAGTGACGCCGAATCTGAAGATGTTTTTACTGGAGAATCTCAGGACGGCGACGAAGAATTTCCGGCCGGAGTCTATGATCGGAGAAGGCGGGTTCGGACAGGTTTTCAAAGGATGGCTCGACGAGAAGACGTTAGCTCCGTCGAAGCCCGGTGTCGGAATACCGGTAGCCGTTAAGAAATCAAATCCTGATAGTGCTCAAGGGTTACATGAATGGCAG TGTGAAGTGAAATTCTTAGGGAAGTTTCACCATCCAAATCTTGTCAAGCTCTTGGGCTATTGCTGGGAAGAGAATCAGTTCCTCTTGGTGTACGAGTATTTGCCCAAAGGAAGCCTTGAAAATCACCTCTTCTCAA AAGGAGAGGCGTTGACATGGGACACACGTTTGAAAATAGCCATTGAAGCAGCTCAAGGACTTAACTTCTTGCATAACTCCGAGAAGAGTGTTATTTACAGAGACTTTAAGGCTTCCAACATTCTTCTTGATTCC AACTTCAATGCCAAGCTTTCTGACTTCGGTCTAGCCAAACTTGGTCCGATCAATGGATTCTCTCACGTGACCACACGTGTCATGGGCACACAAGGCTATGCAGCTCCCGAGTACATGGCGACAG GTCATTTATACGTACGGAGTGATGTTTACGGATTTGGAGTTGTCCTCTTAGAGATATTAACCGGTCTAAGAGCActcgacccaaaccgaccaccTCTGCAGCTGAATCTCGTGGAATGGGCTAAACCGGGTTTGACACAGAAAAAGAAGATCCAAAAAATGATGGACCCACGGCTCGAGCACAAGTATCCAATTTCGGCTGTGATCAGAACTGCAGCACTCATTCTACGGTGTGTGGAGGAGGACCCGAAGAACCGACCGCCCATGGACGAAGTACTCAGAGAGTTAGAAATCGTGAGGACTATGAGAGACGAACCAAAAGAAGAGAAGCGTAAGCGAAGCGGTGGTGGTCCAGATAATAACCGGATTAATCGATATGGTTCACCGCACGTCCGTGGAACCGGTCGAACCAGATAG